Below is a window of Vibrio gazogenes DNA.
AGTCACCGAGGTTGCTATAGTGAATCGATACCATACCGTAGTAGTTCATAATCGCGTTTTCATCTGTGGACAGATGGAATTCGAGTTTATGTAACTTGTCGAGTTTAAAATCGTCGGAAGTTGCGGCGAAATAGGTATCGTATTTCGCTAGGATCAGGATGGCGATAGCTCGGTCTTGTTCGTGTCGATAGTACGGCTGCTTGAGCAATTGTAAGTTTTCGATAAAGCCACGCGCTTCTACAAATTGCTGGTTTTTAAACAGATAAATTGTTTTTGCCCAGCATAGTGACAGCTCACTCTCAATGACTTCAACCGGGAATGCATCAAGAATTTGTTTTAATTCAGAAAAACCATGATAGTACCCGTACATACCACTGCCACTTTGTTTGAACCAGTGTATGGCTAAGTCGATGTTTTGAGTATTGATAGCCGTTTGAATAGCGATGTATATTTGACCGCTTTTATAGTGGTTTTTAGCCACGATTCGCATCGCTTCCTGATAAATTCGCGGATCGGCTCTGGCGATGCTTTCCAGTGTGTTTCTCAGATATGGAATGCCAAGGATATAGCGCTCATCTCTGTCCAGCTCAATGAGCGGAGCGAGGTTTTCAATATGCGCATTCTCAAGTGGGACCAGATTTTTTTTGATACTGGCGCTAAAAGCCAGTGCGATCAAAAGTCGTTGTTCATGGTAAGACAGGCTTGGAAGAATTCTTGCCTGAATAAATTCCTGCAATGATTCTTTGTATCGCTCGCTATCCAGTTCTTTCCAGTTAGCAACCAGTACCGGCCAACCTTTAGTTTGTAAATAAATATCGCTGTAATTATCCGGGTACAACTGTGCGATTTCATGTTGAGAGAACAACAGCGAGTGTTGATCAATCAGGGTGATTTTTTTGTATAGCAGCGCTTCAGATATTAATTTGTTGTTGCCTATCCAGTTGGCACTAATAAATAAAGTCTGGTCTTTCGCTTCAAGCAGCGGACACATTTGTAACACCTGGTCCAGGTGCTGATAAAACGCTCTTCCTAGCGGGTCCCAAATTAAGTGACCACTCGGCTCGGTATCTTCAGGATTCGGGAGCGAGTTATAAATATCGCATTTCAGATAGTCAGAAAGTTGTTTTAATACCGTTGATTTTCCGCTGCCCGCCATACCATTTAAAATGACAATCGGGGATTTTTGGGTCGTGATGAAATGCAGGAGGGAGAAGCGTTCAATCATAATGTTACAGTCATGCTACGTTTTGTTCTCACGCTAACATAATGTTGGAGGAAAGCAACCGTTAACCATTGGTAGTAAAGGCAATTGACGGTTGTTGCGTATGAAAAAGTAGCTGATTTCGTGTTCAGCGCACAGCGGATGAAATTCACTATGCCACGACAACTTGACGCAGGTCTGATGAAGGTTGAAGGGAAAATTACCCGCTGAATAAGCGGGCAATTTTGATCGTGATGAACACCTCAAACCGTGTTTTACTCTTGATTATGTCGCTACGATGGATCCGGCACTTTTCTGACCTGTAAAATAATGCCCATCAGAGGATGATCGAAATAGAGGGTTTCACCACTGCGCATTCTGCGTTTTTGATCCAGTCGATACGACTTAAGAAAACGTTCTTCCGTGACCGTCGGAGAGATCGATTGAAGGTGACCAAACTGGACATTGTCATCTGCGTCCGTGGTATTTTGTGAAAAATCAACCGGGGTTTCTTCAACGGCAATATCCCGAACACTCGGTTCTTTCAGATCCAACAGCGCATCCACGTAGAGATAATGTTGTACATACACCTGTAATTTTCCATCTAGCTCATAAAGGGGCTTCGGCACTGCTTTTTCAACCGTATCTTCAATTGGAGATTGTTGGGCAACTGTCGATGGTGTGATTTCACTGCCGTCCGGATGAAACTGAGATGAGTAATCTTTGCCGGCTAAAATATGAAAAGTCGGGGCATCTGCTTTGCTTTCATCACCCTGACGCCAAGCCGTATGCAGCAATACTTGAAAGCCCGCATGATTTTTCAGGTTCTCTTCCTGCTTGTCCAACTTGTATTCTGAAGCCGGTAATAATGTGACACCTTTTTGGTTGAGATAGACCTGAGAACTCAGATCACCGGTATGTCGGTAATCTATCGGTGGAAGTACATTGGGCCATGTCTCATTGGTTTGTTCAGCATTCACGATGCGCTTAAAAATGATCACTTCAATGTCAAATTGGCGTTGTGCCCAAGAAGGCATGGCAATTAATAACATTAGCAGTGGGATCAGCTTATTCATTATGACTCCATTACGACCTAGAAGGTGATTCTTCATCATGATTGCTCCCTGATATCAGGAAGCCGGTAATATATTTTGCTGAAATTCATTCAGCATATCTCGGATAAAGCCCAGTCGCTGGCTTCGTTCTTCCAGCGGCAGGGTAAACTTAAACTTCGTTGGGCCATCCATTCCGTATTGTTTCGGTTGAGATTGCAAGAGTTGCACTAAATACGCGGGATTAATACTAGCATTAAGATCAAATTCAATGTAACCACCTTTACTGTGTGCTTCAATTTTCTTAATGTTCAGTGCTGCGGCTTCCAATTTTAGTTTACTGATTTCTAACAGGTTGAGCGCTGCATCCGGCAGTTTGCCAAAGCGATCAATCAATTCTACTCGCAATTCATTCAGTTCGTCAGGATTCGACACGCTTGCGATCTGTTTATACATCGACAGGCGGGTATTGATATCCGGAATATAGTCATCGGGAAGCAGGGCCGGTAACCGGAGTTCCACTTCTGTTTGCGTCTTCAGTAAGTCGTCTAGGGAAGGTTCTTTACCGGATTTTAGCGCCTCTACAGCCTGCTCAAGCATTTCCATATAAAGTGTGAAACCGACGGACTGGATTTGTCCGCTCTGTTCTTCACCGAGTAGCTCGCCCGCGCCCCGGATTTCGAGGTCATGGGTCGCAAGCGTAAATCCGGCCCCCAGATCTTCAAGAGAAGCCAGTGCTTCCAACCGTTTGACGGCATCTTTGGTCATCGCTTTCGGATGTGGAGTCAACAAGTAAGCGTAGGCTTGGTGATGTGAACGCCCGACTCGTCCCCGTAACTGATGTAGTTGCGCGAGACCCAATGTGTCGGCCCGGTGCATAATGATCGTATTGGCGGTCGGTACATCAATACCCGTTTCAATGATGGTCGTGCAAACCAGCAGATTAAAACGCTGATGATAAAAATCGTTCATAATGCGTTCCAATTCACGTTCACGCATCTGACCATGTGCCACCGTAATCCGAGCTTCGGGAATTAGCTTCTCAAGATCGGCTGCGACTTTATCAATCGTTTCAACCTGATTATGCAGATAGTACACTTGCCCGCCACGCATGACCTCACGTAACACCGCTTCTCGGATAATCGTTTGATCACTTTGCCGGACAAATGTTTTAACGGCTAAGCGTCGTGCGGGTGGGGTAGCAATGATGGATAAATCTCGCATCCCGCTCATCGCCATATTCAACGTTCTGGGAATCGGTGTTGCCGTGAGCGTGAGGATATCAACATCTGCCCGCATCGCCTTAACTTTCTCTTTCTGACGTACCCCGAAGCGGTGCTCTTCGTCAACAATCAACAGTCCGAGATCTTTAAATTTCAACTCGTTGGAGAGTAACTTATGGGTGCCGACTAAGATATCAATCTTGCCATCCGCCACGTCTTGCAGGATTTGTTTCTGTTCTTTGGCTGTTTTAAAACGCGATAGAACTTCAACGCGAATGGGATGATTGGCGAAGCGGTCTCTGAAGTTTTCAAAATGTTGCTGCGCCAGCAAAGTTGTCGGAACCAAAACCGCGACCTGTTTGCTATTATCCGTACAGACAAAGGCAGCACGCATGGCAACTTCAGTCTTACCGAAACCGACATCACCGCAGATTAAGCGATCCATGGCTTTGTTTTGACACATGTCTGAAAGAACTGCGTTGATCGCCATTGACTGATCATCCGTTTCTTCAAACGGGAAGCTGGCTTTGAACGTCGCATATTGTTCGCGATCCAAAGCGAAGACATGGCCCGGTTTTAACTCTCGTTTAGCGTAGACATCCAGTAATTCGGCTGCGACGTCCCGGGCTTTCTCCGCTGCTTTGCGTCGCGCTTTGGTCCAGCTTTCCCCACCCAGTTTATGAATCGGGGCGTTTTCATCGGCACCACCGGAATAGCGGCTAATCAGATTCAGTGCTGAAACCGGGACATAAAGCTTGGCTTCTCCCTGATATTCCAGCGTGACATATTCTGTGGTAATACCACCCACTTCTAATGTCTGTAGCCCGATATAACGTCCGATACCATGATCAATATGAACCACGGGCTGACCGGGTTTGAGTTCAGCAAGATTGCGGATGACCGCATCACTATTGGTGACTCGTTTGTCTTTTTTACGCCGTTGAACAACCCGATCGCCAAGGAGGTCACTCTCACAAATCAAAGCAACCTGTTGTTCACGCAGAATAAATCCATGCTCAGCCGTTCCGAGAATCAACGCATATTTTTCATCACTCAGGCAAGCATCCTGAAAAGACGGCAGTGTCGTCGGGCGTAATTTGATCCGTTGTAGCAGCTCGAGCAGCGCCTCGCGACGACCTTCCGATTCGACGGAGAATACAATTTGTCCCGTATGGGATTCAACAAACTGACGGAGTGCCGCCAGTGGTTCTTTATGCTGGTGCTGCGCTTTGATTTCCGGTAGCGGGGAGACTTGAAGATTGAATCGACCCGCTTTTTCAGTGACAGGTTCACTATGAACCTGAAATTGCGAAAAAGGCTTCAGCATGGCAAAAAGTTGATCTTTTTGCAGCCAGAGTTCGGCGGGTTCAAGCAGTGGTCGCAATGGATCGACACGTCTTTGTTCATAACGCTCATGAACATCACTCAGAAAGCGATCAATCGATGGTTCAATGTCACCGACGACAATCAGCTGAGTCTCTGCCGGTAAATAGTCGAAGAGCGTTTCGGTGTGATCGAAAAACAAGGGTTGCCAGTATTCAATGCCTGCCGGCCATATCCCTTTTGAGACCTGCATATAGACGGATTCAGGTTCTCTGGAGGCTTCAAAACGTTGACGAAATCGGCTCCGGAATGCTTCGATTGCACTGGCCGTCGTCGGAAACTCGTGAGCCGGCAGGAGCCGAACTTCTTGAATTTCTTCTATCGAACGCTGATTTTCCGGATCAAAGGTTCGAATGGTATCAATCTCATCATCAAAAAAGTCAAAACGATAGGGGAGGTCACTGCCCATCGGGAACAGGTCGAGAATGGCCCCCCGGCTTGCATATTCACCCGGGCCAAACACTTGATCGACATGACGATAGCCGGCATTTTCAAGTTGTTCTCTGAGCTTTACTAAAGAAAAGCGATCTCTTTGTTTGACGATCAGTGTATGTTGCAGCAAAAAATCGCGGGGTGACTGTTTTTGCAGTAATGTCGTCACCGGGATAATCGTCATCCCACCCGGTTGTTTGGGCAGATGATAGAGCCTTGAGATCCGATCAGAGATAATGTCCTGATGCGGGGAAAAGCTGTCATAAGGCAGTGTTTCCCAGTCCGGGAATACCGTGATGTCGGCTGAGTAGAATTGTTCGATTTCCTGCTGTAATTTCAACGCCATCTGCGGGTCCGCAGTGACGAGCAGCGTATGGTGTTGATGCCGATGGGACAGCTCTGCTGCCACCAGTGCGAGACTGGCACCCGTCAGGTTACCGATCTGTTTTTTATCTCCCGGGCCTTGAGATGCCGGAAGCGATAGAATGGGGTTTAAGCTGGTCATGAGTTTGCTATTTATTTCTTTCAAGAGAGCGACGACGGAGTAGTTTCTGCTGTTGATATAGAGCGGCTCGAATTAATAAATCTTGATCGGATTCTCTCAGGAGATCGTATTTCACGGTTACAAGATAGTGTTCATCTTCAACCTGACAGTTGCCAACATGAGCATAACAATATATTGCGGCAGGTGGGTGATCCAGAAACAATTTGACGCGTAGTAACGTATCGACGTCTATCGGATGATGGCTGACATAAGTACACTGACTGGCGCCAAACGATGCAGTCTGGTGGCGTTGCTGAGGGTCATCTTGCTGAGACAACATAAAGTTCAATAGCATGTTTAATTTGGTATTTTGATTATCCAGTAACTGAATGAGATTTTTAAAGTCATTGTTTTTCAGTTCCTGCCGGGCCACATCACCAAGTTGGTCAAGATGACTAAATTCACATGCAACAATAAATGGTACAGGGATTTCACTTTCAAATATCTCTTCAGAAGGAAATGATACCCCGGCCTCCAAAGGCTCAATATTGATTGTGAGTGCATGTTGCACTGTAAAAAACTCTTGTTCGACCATGGTTCATTCCTCATCTTTGCATGTTGATTATCGCTATACGAATGAACTAATCAAGGTATAGAGCTGTCATTTGTATGAATTAACAATGAATTGGCAAATTAATGCTACAACCAGAGTCAGTTTATCGTTAAAGTACCGTGCAATAGTCTTTATTGGTTTATAGTATGTTTCGTCCTGTTTCGGTATTTATAGGGTTCAGATATTTACGAGGACAGTCAGGTGATCGGTTCAGCCGTTTTGTTTCCCGCATTTCAACGGTCGGTATCACAATCGGCGTGTTAGCGCTGGTCACGGTTTTGTCGGTCATGAATGGCTTTGAGTCTCAACTGAAGAACCGAATTCTCGGGGTTTTACCTCATGCGGTCGTTTATCAGGGACATGAACGAACCCAATGGCAAGCAACGCCGCCGTCTTTTCTTAAACAGTTTCCCGCGCAGTCTTCCCCTGAACCTATTGTGCGTGGTGAAGCGGTTATACAAAGTGCCAGCGAGCTATCGGCCGGTATCATGCTAGGGATTGAGCCTCAGGACAACGATCCACTTGCGCAATACTTGATCATCGGAACGATGCAAGATTTACATGCCGGAGATTATACACTTTTCCTCGGCCATCAGTTAGCAAGACAACTGAATGTCTCTCAAGGCGATAAAGTTCGTCTGATGGTGACACAAGCGAGTCAGTTTACACCTCTGGGCCGTATTCCCAGTCAACGCAATTTTACCGTCGCCGGTATCTTTAACACCGGGTCTGATATCGACGGTCAACTGATCATTACCCATATCCATGATGCGCAGCGGTTGTTGCGCCTAAATGAGCATACCATTTCAGGTTGGCGACTGTCGTTTGCCGACCCTTTTATGGTCTCTGAACTGGCGAAAAAACCATTACCGCAAGGGTGGCACTGGAGTGACTGGCGGGATCAGCGCGGCGAATTATTTCAGGCCGTTCGGATGGAAAAAAACATGATGGGGCTGATGTTGGGACTGATTGTCGCCATCGCCGCTTTTAATATTATTTCTGCGTTGATCATGGTTGTGATGGAAAAACAGTCAGAAGTGGCGATTTTGAAAACGCAAGGGATGACGAATTTGCAGGTTCTGTTTGTCTTTATTGTACAGGGCGCCAGCAGTGGTATTGCCGGTGCGCTGAGTGGTGGCATTCTCGGCATCCTGATTGCGAGCTACCTGAATCCGATTTTACAGATATTGGGGGTGGACTTGATTGCGATGGGCGGTTCGTTACCCGTGATGATTCGGCCCGGCCAAATTGTAGTGGTGGAGTTGCTGACCATTGCTTTGAGTCTTTTGGCAACCTTGTATCCTTCACTTCGTGCATCATCCGTTCACCCAGCAGAGGCTTTACGATATGAATAATCTCCTTGAATGCCGCCAGATCACAAAAATTTATCGGGAAGGAGAGCTTGCGACACATGTCTTACAAGGTGTCAGTTTTTCGATGCAGCCTGGAGAGTTTGCTTCGATTGTTGGGTCATCCGGCTCGGGGAAAAGTACCCTACTACACATCTTAGGGGCACTTGATCAACCCACCAGTGGCGATGTGACGTTTTTAGGTCATGACATGTTGCAGCTTCGCTCCGCGCAGCAGGCTAAAATCCGCAATCAACACATTGGTTTTGTGTATCAGTTTCATCACTTACTCGCAGATTTTTCAGCATTAGAAAATGTGGCAATGCCGTTGCTGATTGGTGGTGAGTCAGTTGCAAATGCGACTCACACGGCGCAACAATGGCTTGCTCGTGTCGGGCTTGATCACCGGCTCTCTCATCGCCCGAGTGAACTTTCGGGAGGCGAGCGGCAACGGGTTGCGATAGCTAGGGCGCTGGTCAACAAACCGTCTTTGGTATTGGCTGATGAACCGACCGGTAATCTGGATCATCAGACGGCTCTGGCTGTGTATGAGCTGATGAGAGAGTTGAACGAAGATTCTCAAACTGCATTTTTAGTGGTCACGCATGATCAGGAACTTGCGGGGAAAATGAATCGTATTCTGACGATGAAAGACGGTTTACTGACGTCGTAAGGAGAGCACAAAGTGATTTCATCATTATCTCTGATGATTGGTCGTCGTTTTAGCCGTTCCAAAAAAAGAAACAAACTGGTTTCCTTTATTTCCATGTCTTCCACTCTAGGGATTGCTTTCGGGGTCGCTGTGATTGTGATTGGTTTATCAGCGATGAACGGGTTTGAAAGAGAATTAGATAACCGGGTTCTATCTGTGATTCCTCATGGTGAATTTGAGGGTGTCGAAGGGTCGATCCAAGCGTGGCCGGCCATGATGAAGAAAGTTACTTCTTTTCCTCAGATTGTTGCGGCTGCACCTTATGTCCGGTTTACCGCGTTGGCAGAGAAAGGCCAACAACTGAAAGCGATAGAGGTCCGTGGTATTGACCCAGAGATGGAGCGTCACGTATCTGAGCTTTCCCGCTATATCACGGGACAGACATTTACCAAGGCTTCTCCCGGCAAGCATCAGGTCATCCTCGGGCAGGGTGTTGCCCAACGTTTGGGTGTCCATGTCGGTGACGCTTTGACATTGATGGTGCCGAATATGTCAGGGGGAGCCAAATCACTGAAAGCCCCTCAACGGATACGGGTCACGTTGGTTGGCGTATTGGCACTGCATGGGCAGATTGATCACAATCTGGCATTGATTCCTCTGGAAGATGCACAACAATATACCGGTATTGGCTCAGCAGTGACCGGCGTATCCGTCAAAGTACATGATGTGTTCCGCGCAGAGCAAATTGTGCATCAGGTCGGTAATCAGCTCAATCAATATGTTTATCTACGAAGCTGGCAGCGGCAGTACGGCTATCTTTACCGGGATATTCAGTTAGTGCGTACAATTTTGTATCTGGTGATGGTTCTCGTGATTGGGGTGGCAAGTTTTAATATTGTTTCAACCTTAATGATGGCGGTGAAAGATCGCGCTGCAGAAATTGCGATTTTGAGAACGATGGGTGCTTCGGATCGCTTGATTCGGCAGATATTCATGTGGCAGGGGATTTTTTCCGGCGTATTGGGCAGTCTGTGTGGCAGCGTCATTGGCGTATTGGTTGCAACGAATCTCACCGGGCTGATTCAACAACTCGAGTCGCTCATCGGCCATCACTTTTTATCCGGTGATATTTATTTTGTCGATTTTCTGCCATCTCAAGTGGAAGTTCGAGATGTGGTGTTGGTGTCTGGGACAGCGATTTTATTGAGTCTGGCTGCAACATTTTATCCCGCATTGAAGGCGAGTCGTCTCAATCCCGCAACCGTTCTTTCTTCCCGATAGATTCCTTTCGATAGACACTTTTCTATAGATAAACAACAAGCGACTTCAGCATTGATCACGATCTGAAGTCGCTTTGGTGAGACTCTCCAACGCTTATTGCGTTGCCCTTCCTGAAATGTATCACCTGAACCGGGTAAAAAGTGGCGAGAAATAAAGTGTGAAGTGAATCGAGGATAATCATTCACTCATATCAACGCTTTCACACTTTTGTCACGGATGCCTCGTAATGACGAACACTTGTCAAGACGCTCTCTTTCTATCCGGTTATTTTAAATTCTATCCGGTTACTTTAATTGTCGCTTTTGCCAGCTTCTGACCACGGAGTAACGCCACAAACCATGAATCCCAAAGTAGCCGAGCAGAGCACAGACGACACCACAAATTAAACACCCTACAACCAGTGAGGGAGCAATAGTTGACATCTGTTGAGTGATATAGCTCCAAGACAGTTCAAAATGAAAATGTTGGGGCGGTTCATGGAGAACCCAAGCGCCCAGCTTATAAGCAAAATAGAAGAGGACCGGCATGGTGATCGGGTTACTGACCCAAACCAAGGCGACAGAGAGCGGGAGATTGACACCACATGCGATAGCAAGTCCAGCAGACATGATCATCTGACTGGGAAGCGGAACAAATGCCATAAATAAGCCAACGGCAAAAGCACCGGCAGCTGAACGACGGTTCAGACACCATAAATTGGGGTTATACAACACGTTACCAAAGATTCTCAGGGCTTTTTGCCGTTTGATTAGTTCCCTGTCTGGTAAGAATCGCTTAATTAATTTTTTAGGCATATAAAACGATGGCTCTTATAAAAAACAACTGGTTACTCAGTTCTTATTGTTTAACATTATTATCATCACCTTACTGGCCGAAGATGCCGGGTATGATTTATTGCTGGTGGGGTGTCTTGCTGCTGTTTCTTACTCTCCGAATTCATCAATTGTGGTACACAATCGGTATATGCACCGCATTGATATTGGTATTACTTCACGGAAATATATTTAAACGACAATCTGACATTCTATTTCAATCTAAGCACGATATTACCATAAACGTTAAAGTTGACAGCTTTTTTACACCAAATAGTTTTGGCTATAGTGCGCAAGCGCAAGTCTTATCGATAAATAACACACCTATTAGGTGGTGGATGCAACCAAAAGTCAAGCTATATACAGTTGGTCAATACGACCCCGGTGATATATTGAAAATGTCGGTAACGATCAAACCAATTACCGGTTTACTCAATGAAGCCGGATTTGATAGTGAACGCTATTTTTTCAGTCAAGGTATTGTGGCAAAAGTATTCGCTCGTTCCGATATTGAGGTAAAAAAGTCAGGAGATGCTTGGCGTTATCGGTTATTTCAGCAAGTGGCTCAGCAGCTCCGAGACGATCCGTTGAAAGGTATGATTCTGGCGCTTTCTTTTGCCAATCGTAATGATTTAACTGAGCAACAGTGGCAGGTTCTGAAAGAGAGTGGTTTAGCACATCTGATCGCTATCTCTGGTTTGCACATCGGTATTGCTTATTCATTCGGTTTTTTGCTTGGCATCCCCGTTTCTCGTTTAGGCCGATGCTGGTTATGGACACCGGTTATCTTGGGTGGCTGTTCAGCTTTGATTTACGCATGGTTAGCCGGTTTTTCACTGCCGACCCAACGGGCGATGCTGATGTTACTTATCCATATTGTACTCAGACTGAGCCATAGTCGAGTCAGTCTCAGAGAGCGATTTCTACTCACGTTAAGCGGTATATTAACCATTCATCCGTTTGCCGGTGTTTCAGCCAGTTTCTGGATGTCGTTTGCTGCGGTTTTCTTTGTCCTATATCTGGTGAATCAAGAAAGAGATGTTCTACACCGTGATCGCATTAGAAAACTGATACGACAGATGAAAGGGCATCTTGTATTAATGATCGGTATGTTGCCGGTCAGTGCTTACTTTTTTGGTGGGGTGAGTCTGATTGCACCCTTGTATAACTTGGTATTTATTCCTTGGTTCAGTGTTCTCGTGGTGCCTTTAGTTTTTGTTGGTTTGTGGGTCACGAGTTTGGGTGGTTCGGCCATACTCATATGGCAGGCGATTCATGGTTTACTTGAACCGGTTATGTGGGCTGCCAGTTTCGCTGGGCCGGCTTGGTTGTTTACCTCTTCTCATCTTATCGCTCTCTTGATTATTGCCACAGCGGTTGTGCTGTTTTGGCCTATCTTATCATCCCGTAGTCTCGGTTTTTTTCTGGTCATGATGTGCGGGTTTTCCGTTGGGCGTGACACAACAACCGACTGGCAGATTGACATTCTGGATGTCGGTCATGGTCTGTCGATCTTAATCGGGAGACATGGGCATTACATTCTCTATGATACGGGCAAAAGCTGGCCGGGAGGGAGTATTGTTCAGTCTGTGGTCACTCCCGTTTTAAGGCAGCGAGGGATTCGTCATCTGGATGGTTTGATTCTCAGTCATTTGGACAATGATCATGCCGGGGGGCGTTTTGAACTTGAAAAAATCTGGCATCCCCAATGGAAACGAGCCAGTGAATTTCTGCCGGGATATCAGCCTTGCGCGCAAGGGGATTCATGGCAGTGGCAAG
It encodes the following:
- a CDS encoding response regulator transcription factor, translated to MIERFSLLHFITTQKSPIVILNGMAGSGKSTVLKQLSDYLKCDIYNSLPNPEDTEPSGHLIWDPLGRAFYQHLDQVLQMCPLLEAKDQTLFISANWIGNNKLISEALLYKKITLIDQHSLLFSQHEIAQLYPDNYSDIYLQTKGWPVLVANWKELDSERYKESLQEFIQARILPSLSYHEQRLLIALAFSASIKKNLVPLENAHIENLAPLIELDRDERYILGIPYLRNTLESIARADPRIYQEAMRIVAKNHYKSGQIYIAIQTAINTQNIDLAIHWFKQSGSGMYGYYHGFSELKQILDAFPVEVIESELSLCWAKTIYLFKNQQFVEARGFIENLQLLKQPYYRHEQDRAIAILILAKYDTYFAATSDDFKLDKLHKLEFHLSTDENAIMNYYGMVSIHYSNLGDWFQAAVYQRKELELAIKNDIPYLIFYCHFNLARINLRMGYIDVAAEHSQAAKRHIKRISFYHTLSFEHNFIDLVDGMIALMRGESSPALKSWNKVSILRKHSEVWPEFITQFDFFGIATQLINYDFEQAVSLLDELHYEYQIRFSDPHATLYFNLLLILILQQQERWVEAQTKLNQIHDGNVTVIGTFAEFYQWLNYRNDIGLIAIHKTPQSPNTNWDQRNDTAWSDICYSLQEIKLLWHNGHTSIVTTKLLSLFYRAYKLNLWLPLLLEMHWLNPILKKIKADEKKRIQYTQFEQAILHWEEKCQLSGRRINVTELTNKQLLIIQRLAEGLSNKQIAQYTGLSESTVKFHLKNIFRQFGLKNRQALVQLANAKGWIH
- a CDS encoding peptidoglycan binding protein CsiV, whose protein sequence is MNKLIPLLMLLIAMPSWAQRQFDIEVIIFKRIVNAEQTNETWPNVLPPIDYRHTGDLSSQVYLNQKGVTLLPASEYKLDKQEENLKNHAGFQVLLHTAWRQGDESKADAPTFHILAGKDYSSQFHPDGSEITPSTVAQQSPIEDTVEKAVPKPLYELDGKLQVYVQHYLYVDALLDLKEPSVRDIAVEETPVDFSQNTTDADDNVQFGHLQSISPTVTEERFLKSYRLDQKRRMRSGETLYFDHPLMGIILQVRKVPDPS
- the mfd gene encoding transcription-repair coupling factor, with protein sequence MTSLNPILSLPASQGPGDKKQIGNLTGASLALVAAELSHRHQHHTLLVTADPQMALKLQQEIEQFYSADITVFPDWETLPYDSFSPHQDIISDRISRLYHLPKQPGGMTIIPVTTLLQKQSPRDFLLQHTLIVKQRDRFSLVKLREQLENAGYRHVDQVFGPGEYASRGAILDLFPMGSDLPYRFDFFDDEIDTIRTFDPENQRSIEEIQEVRLLPAHEFPTTASAIEAFRSRFRQRFEASREPESVYMQVSKGIWPAGIEYWQPLFFDHTETLFDYLPAETQLIVVGDIEPSIDRFLSDVHERYEQRRVDPLRPLLEPAELWLQKDQLFAMLKPFSQFQVHSEPVTEKAGRFNLQVSPLPEIKAQHQHKEPLAALRQFVESHTGQIVFSVESEGRREALLELLQRIKLRPTTLPSFQDACLSDEKYALILGTAEHGFILREQQVALICESDLLGDRVVQRRKKDKRVTNSDAVIRNLAELKPGQPVVHIDHGIGRYIGLQTLEVGGITTEYVTLEYQGEAKLYVPVSALNLISRYSGGADENAPIHKLGGESWTKARRKAAEKARDVAAELLDVYAKRELKPGHVFALDREQYATFKASFPFEETDDQSMAINAVLSDMCQNKAMDRLICGDVGFGKTEVAMRAAFVCTDNSKQVAVLVPTTLLAQQHFENFRDRFANHPIRVEVLSRFKTAKEQKQILQDVADGKIDILVGTHKLLSNELKFKDLGLLIVDEEHRFGVRQKEKVKAMRADVDILTLTATPIPRTLNMAMSGMRDLSIIATPPARRLAVKTFVRQSDQTIIREAVLREVMRGGQVYYLHNQVETIDKVAADLEKLIPEARITVAHGQMRERELERIMNDFYHQRFNLLVCTTIIETGIDVPTANTIIMHRADTLGLAQLHQLRGRVGRSHHQAYAYLLTPHPKAMTKDAVKRLEALASLEDLGAGFTLATHDLEIRGAGELLGEEQSGQIQSVGFTLYMEMLEQAVEALKSGKEPSLDDLLKTQTEVELRLPALLPDDYIPDINTRLSMYKQIASVSNPDELNELRVELIDRFGKLPDAALNLLEISKLKLEAAALNIKKIEAHSKGGYIEFDLNASINPAYLVQLLQSQPKQYGMDGPTKFKFTLPLEERSQRLGFIRDMLNEFQQNILPAS
- a CDS encoding PilZ domain-containing protein; translation: MVEQEFFTVQHALTINIEPLEAGVSFPSEEIFESEIPVPFIVACEFSHLDQLGDVARQELKNNDFKNLIQLLDNQNTKLNMLLNFMLSQQDDPQQRHQTASFGASQCTYVSHHPIDVDTLLRVKLFLDHPPAAIYCYAHVGNCQVEDEHYLVTVKYDLLRESDQDLLIRAALYQQQKLLRRRSLERNK
- the lolC gene encoding lipoprotein-releasing ABC transporter permease subunit LolC, which encodes MFRPVSVFIGFRYLRGQSGDRFSRFVSRISTVGITIGVLALVTVLSVMNGFESQLKNRILGVLPHAVVYQGHERTQWQATPPSFLKQFPAQSSPEPIVRGEAVIQSASELSAGIMLGIEPQDNDPLAQYLIIGTMQDLHAGDYTLFLGHQLARQLNVSQGDKVRLMVTQASQFTPLGRIPSQRNFTVAGIFNTGSDIDGQLIITHIHDAQRLLRLNEHTISGWRLSFADPFMVSELAKKPLPQGWHWSDWRDQRGELFQAVRMEKNMMGLMLGLIVAIAAFNIISALIMVVMEKQSEVAILKTQGMTNLQVLFVFIVQGASSGIAGALSGGILGILIASYLNPILQILGVDLIAMGGSLPVMIRPGQIVVVELLTIALSLLATLYPSLRASSVHPAEALRYE
- the lolD gene encoding lipoprotein-releasing ABC transporter ATP-binding protein LolD, translated to MNNLLECRQITKIYREGELATHVLQGVSFSMQPGEFASIVGSSGSGKSTLLHILGALDQPTSGDVTFLGHDMLQLRSAQQAKIRNQHIGFVYQFHHLLADFSALENVAMPLLIGGESVANATHTAQQWLARVGLDHRLSHRPSELSGGERQRVAIARALVNKPSLVLADEPTGNLDHQTALAVYELMRELNEDSQTAFLVVTHDQELAGKMNRILTMKDGLLTS